GTGCGGCTGGCTTCGCGCAAATCGCACAAAATCCagggcacgcggacgcgtgcctgacgctaaCGCATCATTATGAAGAATTCGCGACCCACGCATATGCGTGCcatacgcgcacgcgtcgcttgcgccgcccattttctttctctctctctcccaatcctaattctctcttattcttttatccttttatttttctctcctcATAATCTTCGtctcttctattttcagttcttctttgcttgaggacaagcaaacctttaagtttggtgttgacgctacgcttattggttttctggtacaaaagggaggcgaatcatcttcattgaggagcacaacctgaagaataaagcgaccgctaggataactaaggtggttgagttcctttcatttttattcctcctttctttttctatgttatgttccagttttctgctattttgctttgtttgttgcatgatcctttattagttagaatcctaggactagtttagtttttcttttaattgctttaattctgaaaagatttcatgtaccactcactgaacttgaatctaaaaagaaaagaaaataagtgatgtattgcatgagaaattgagttaattttaaaaagtagtcttatttacttaaatgtggtggtattttctgtaattctgaatgcatgacatgaacagtgcatatttttttcgtgaagtttatgaatgttaaaattgttggcccttgaaagaatgatgaaaaaagagaaatgttattgataatctgaaaaatcataaaattgattcttgaagcaagaaaaagtagtgaaaaacacaaagcttgcgaaaaaaataaaaaaaaatatataaaaaaaagcgagcagaaaaagccaataaccctttaaactaaaaggcaaagggtaaaaaggatccaaggctttgagcgttaatggataggagggcccaaaggaataaaatcctggcctaagcggctaaatcaagctgtccctaaccatgtgcatgtggcgtgaaggtgtcaagtgaaaaacttgagactgagcggttaaagtcgtgatccaaagtaaaaagagtgtgcttaagaactctgggcatctctaactggggactctagcaaagttgagtcacaatctgaaaaggttcacccagttatgtgtctgtggcatttatgtatccggtggtaatactggaaaacaaaatgctaagggtcacggccaagactcataaagtagctgtgttcaagaatcaacatactaggagaatcaataacactatctgaattctgagttcctatggataccaatcattctgaacttcaaaggataaagtgagatgccaaaactattcaggattacagttataaactccactataagaagagacacgagcttaatcgaactctcattctcatgaaaattcacatcctaagcttatattagttttggttgcttggggacaagcaacagtttaagtttggtgttgtgatgcgtaaGCATCTTGTcaatcttttcctagtgaatttgcatctaaattgttgagtttaattaagaattaattatattttagccactatggatgctattttgagttttgtgaaattttatttattttaggtagcattcggatggatttgatgaagtttttgcagagaaagagaagaaaccAAGAAGATGGCAGCGATGAGCGACGCGCATGCATgcttgacgcgtgcgcgtgatttggagctttccatggtgacgcgtgcgcgtgactgacgcgtacgcgtgaattgAAGAATTGCTCAgagacgcggtcgcgtgaccgacgcgtccgcgtgactcacagaaaagaccatcgacgcggcCGCGttactgacgcgtacgcgtgacatgcgccatgTGCAGAAACGCAGAAAATGCTGAGGGGTGATTTCTGGACCCCATTTTAGCACTCAAGTTAGCCGCtgatccagtgaagccaagtggtccccacatTACAAGACacggagtagttagttaattcttatttaaattcaaatttaatttttaaataggaaaatatattattttaattttaaaaattagattttaaattaattaggattagttataaataggggagacttctcttctaaaAGGGGAGGTTCCACCAGAGTCTATTAAGGGGATTTCATTAgagaattctatacaaatttacattccacattccatgagcaactaatcctccactgttaaggttaggagctctgtctatttgtatggattgattttattgctttttctattttaatttatgttttggatttatatttaagaattgttttcgctctttatcttatgaatttgggtggaacggaagtatgaccctctttctatttgagttcttgtaaaacttggaaaagctctttacttgaacaacagcttgaaaacatattctcctaaattctaattatctggatttaacgggatacgtgacatataatccttttattctttgggtaattagagtttttgtggcatgcaaactggaatttgatcatgtgccctttaattggaattaattgaccaagaaattggcagttaatgaattttaaaggagactaggaaggtctaaggaattaggatCTAGTCACaaatagtttgccataaattaaatcttacaaaattaaaatagttagtaagaaaagttgatccagaaaaatagataactctaaagTCTTAACTACCTtcttaatattttattcccaacttatttatttgtttatccTTTTGATATTCTGAGTTCGAACTTAAACattttgaacatctcaaaactaattttttcttgcctaactaagcctatcaaacactattgttgcttgatccatcaatcctcgtgggatccacccttactcacgtaaggtattacttggtacgacccggtgcacttgccggttagtagtgTGGGTTGTAAATACCGCACCATAATGACAACGCGTCTATCTCACCCACGCCGCCGAAGCTGAAGAAGCCATCTTCATCCACTGCCACAACATGTCAAACGCTTGTTTGCTGTGCGTTTTCCCTTTTTTGGCCCCAACGATGATTCCACTCTCGTCGCCTGTGGATTCCACAGTGCCCGTTTAACATGGCAGCCTAAACCCTCGCCGCCCTCGGCGTCAGAAGCCCACGGCGCCGTCTGTGAAAAGGAAAGTGGGGACTCTGTCTCGGCATGGTTGCCGCGCCATTCTCTATTTTTGTTGCGTGGTTTGGTAGTTTTGTCGAGCTTGAGGACTGAGGCCGTGGTCATTTCTTCACCAAGTGTTTCCGTCTGTTTTGGGCGAGAATCTGAGTAGGTATTGCTGTGCTTCTTTCGCCGTTTAGCTGTCGAAGGATCTCTGTCTCCGTTGAGTGTTTCAGGTATTTAGGATCCTGGCTGGTCGTTATTGATGTTGTTTGCTGGATTCAACTATTTTAAATATTGTTCTGGTGCTATTCAGAGttcataaaattttattgttaatttggTAATGAATAACATTTTTCTTGAGGTTCTGTTCTTCGACTGTGCGAGTATTTGGTAGCTGAATTTTTGTGAAATTATTAATGTGAATACTGATTTTGATTTTAGTTCATGTTTGTTGGTCGTCATGATTCAACAATTTGATCAATTGTTTGGGAGGTGTTGTTGTGTAGTTTGTGTTTGTTAAGTTGTTTTTATTCCCGGCTATTCAGTTGAATAATTAGTTGGATCCGACCTAATGATTTTCATGTTGTTAACGTGTTCATATGATCAGTTAATGTTGTTAGGTTGCTCTTTGTTGATGTTGTGATTGTTAATATGTGAAAttgattcaattttttttaaactttagtTTAATGGGAGAATAACTGgaaatattttaatttctttctgtCTGGGATAGTGAGTACTTAATTTACACACAATTACGGGGTACTTGATTTAGGGTATCATTTTAGGTCAATGACTAATTTTACAGTTTGTAGgcaaatgttatttttttaagacCTACAACTCGCTAGGCAGCAAAGACTCCGCCAGTCCATCAATTTCCTTACTTTCTCATTCCACCGCATGTCATTTCTGCAACATGAATATCTGGTTTCAGCACTTAAGAGCAATTCCAACGGTTAAATTTTGGAGTTCCTCTTACTATATAtgtcaagaaaaagaaagaaactacGTGTTGGAGTGAAACGAGAAAGAGTTTCTTATCTTCAATCGAGAAAATGAGTCCTGAAGAGGGACTTGACTCTTTCAACAAATTTTTGACATGtggttaataaaaataataattcaaataattaaattaaatttaagttatttgatcattataataattaattatattaaataattattcttgtatttaagtaataatttatattaataatgcatattaattatttaaatcataattaatagaaataattatattaaattaatattaaatattatttatattattatattaaattataattaattaaatttgtttatataaaataataaatttaatttttacaccttaaaaaataatttttatttgaattatttatttttatttatgaaattaaaatgcTAACCACATTAAAAAGATTAGCCATTGCAAAACTAGCCGTTGCAAAATTAACCGTTAAAAACTAGTCGTTACTATGTTAccgttattattaataaattaatattttattactcTATATATACTACTTACACTTCTATTCTCACACTTTCTTCTACtcgtcttcatcttcttccaagtttacaaaatcaaaattctGTTGATATTCTTTTTTGTTCGAAAAAATGGATCCAAACCAACTCAactcttttttcaattatttacaaaatttttcTCAAACTCCAAATACCCAACAATCTCAAACCTCAAACTCTCAAATTCCAAATCAAAACTTCACACTACTAAATACATTTCAAAatccaaattcacaaaatctttttaatttcaatttttaaactccttataataatcaatttccTATATTTCAGccacaaaatcaaaattcacaaaCACCACATTTTCCATTTTCATCCATATTTAACCCCTATATCGAAAATATTACTCCAACATCCTTTCTGTTTCCAACTCAATTCAGTGCATCAAGACATAGCTCATCTGGTGTTGGTGGCTCTTCTAATCTATCTCCTCCGATTCCGATACAATCTAGTCCAAATTTGTAATTTTCAGATTTTGCCAACGCTCAATGAATATGACATTAAAAATCGTAGGCAAGATAGTATTCAACACTGGCAATAGGAAGGGAATGAGATGTTGATCAGTTCATGGTTGAATGTTTCAACTGACCCTATAGTTGGTACCGACCAAAAGGGCAAAATATTTTGGAGTCGAATTCACAGTTATTGTGTGAAATACAGCTTTGAGATAAAAAGGGGGCAGTTTCATGTAAAAAACGATGGTATAAGATCAACAAGGCAGTTGCACAATTTGCTGGTTGCTACAATCATGCTAGTCGAAACATAAGGAGTGGTTCAAATGATAATGATATAAAGGAGTTGGCTTATAAACTTTATTCCACAAATTATGGTCAAAAATTTACTTTTGAGAGGCATTGGAATATGCTTCACTTGGAGCAAAAATGGAGAAACCAACTGCTTACACAGAGCGGAGGCTCAAAGAGAACCAATGTTAGTGCAACTGGAGcatactcatcatcatcaaatcTAGAAATACCGTTGGCTGACGAAACTGGTATAGACTCGCCCGTTCACCCACAAAGATCAAAGAAGAGCAAGAGAAAGGGTAAAGAAAAAGTACAAATGTCTGAAGATCTTAGCGAAAAGAAATCATCGGTTGTTAAGAATCTTAGCGAAAAGAAATCATCGGTTGTTAAGAAACTATCTCTCATGGGAGATATTAAGAATGTTAGAGAAAAAAAACTAAGGataggaaaaaagaaagagaaagaggagaGGGAACATATAGAAAAGATGATGGCAATCAAAGAAAAGGAGTTACAGATTCAAGCGGCAATGAAAGAGTATGAATTACAAACTTAGAGGTATATTAAAGAAATGAAGATAAATGCAAAGGAAATGGAAAGAGAAATGGATATGTAAATACTTAATGCTGACACGTCTATAATGAGTGAAAAACGACGAGCTCTTCATGAGATTGCATGTGAGAAAATAATCAATAAGTGGTTTACTTAATGGTTCCTTGTATTCATAGAGTTAAgtagtatgtttttatttttattgcgtATTACTAGTATGTGATGTACTCTGTTTTATTCATTTCTGATGTAACTTTTTAAATTGGTCAATATTATTATGCCGTTATTGTTTATGAAAGTGACTGttgcaaaactagccgttttaaACTTAGACAAAAAAAACTAGCGGTTAAGTAGCCGttgcaaaactagccgttttgaacttagataaaataaaactagCCGTTAAGTAGCCGCTGCAAAACTAGCCGTTGAGAAGTATCTACTTGTTGCACAAATACTTATAAATATAAACTATCAACGATtcagcaacttcattccaaaCCTAGTTTCTCACCTTAGAAGAATACTGAAAAGAACCTCAAGTTATGGCTAGAAATTTTAATGATATGTTTAATGAGGCTTTGTATGGCTAGTTATTTGCACAATATCAAGAAGGGCAAAAAAAGATGTAGAGCGAGCATTTGGAGTGCTGCAAGCACGCTTTGTAATTATACGTGGTCCAGCGCGCTTTTGGGAAAAGAAAAAACTTGCAAACATAATGTGAACTTGTATTATATTGCATAATATGATTGTTGAGGATGAAAGTGACATTTATGCAGAAAATTTTTCTCAAAGCTTATTAGAGTATGATAATGTCGAAAACAACTTATCACAACTTCAGTTGAGAGAGAAAAATTTTGTACTATACTATCAATTTCTCCAAAGAAATGCCCAACTTTAAAATAGACAGCAACATACACAGTTGAAAGAGGACCTGATTGAACACATATAGTAATTTCATAATACTTGTCGTTAACTATAGAGTTTAACTATGCTATTTTTATATTGAGTATTATTACAAATTAATGTAACCTCGAATTATATATCgtgttatttttatatatgattttttaatattaatattttttaacggtaaattatttttaaatttatatatttaaaaaatattattataaaacaataataattatattaattttaattattttaattaattaattaagtgagactataataaaaattaaagttaatttttttaatgaaaaagaaaaaaaatattttaaatttttatttattatttatgatataaaaattgatatagaattatattttattgtaatgAGTCATAAATAAAAACTGAGTTGAGTTCCTTATTAATCTAAAGAGAGTAAAAGGTCTTAACACACTAGAATCTTCcttacaattttaaaaaaattatattaacatGTAAAGGAACATTATTGTGTGAGTGCGAGCGTGCTGTGCCTTTCTTTAAAGGACGGTGGGCCCAGGTGGGTGTTCTTATTAGGAATAGACCCTTCATCTACTACCCTAAGGACTAGGGTACCTAGCACTTAGCAACGAGTAATGAGTAATGACGCACACGAGATGGTGATATAGGCCCTCCAATAACACAAACAAAAAGCAACTTAAGCAAGTTGGAATTGGGAAATTAAAGCTTGTGCTTTTCAAATACCataaattattgttattattattattataaaataaatttaacaatttaattataaaaaatatatataacactGATATATCCATGCACTTAAAAacttttcattattattatagtCCTCATGACTGTGATACGTAGGTATAGGGctaccctaaaccctaaaacaatTATGTCCATTTGTGCATGCAATGTCTCTTGGTCAACCATGTGAGTGATCTGGTCCAAGTGAGTAATAAGGGTACCTCAATTTGGAAACGGCACTTGAATCATCTAACCCTACTACTACATGGGCAATGATACTAGGAGATATTTATAACTAAATTAGTTATTTAGTCACTAAGATTTATAGGTAGTAGTAGCTAGAGAGTAGTGtacttgaatttaatttttatttttaattaagtgTTGAGAGTTTCTGTtctaaatatagaaaaaaattaaaattcaaaaccaattatCTTTCGCATCGAAGGGTTTAtaaataaaccaaaaaaaataattatcctatttaatagtaaatttttgaaaaccttaaaaatgtatataat
This sequence is a window from Arachis stenosperma cultivar V10309 chromosome 10, arast.V10309.gnm1.PFL2, whole genome shotgun sequence. Protein-coding genes within it:
- the LOC130957590 gene encoding glutathione S-transferase T2-like, producing MLISSWLNVSTDPIVVSCKKRWYKINKAVAQFAGCYNHASRNIRSGSNDNDIKELAYKLYSTNYGQKFTFERHWNMLHLEQKWRNQLLTQSGGSKRTNVSATGAYSSSSNLEIPLADETGIDSPVHPQRSKKSKRKGKEKVQMSEDLSEKKSSVVKNLSEKKSSVVKKLSLMGDIKNVREKKLRIGKKKEKEEREHIEKMMAIKEKELQIQAAMKEYELQT